Within the Kluyveromyces lactis strain NRRL Y-1140 chromosome A complete sequence genome, the region TGGTCGTTCCCATTGCCTGCAACACCACCAGTATACGCCTGGAACCCGGGCCTGACCCTAAACCCGTACTGTGGCGTTTCTAGCTGCTGCGACCAAGTCGGATCTCCAGAGATTGAATACTCAAAGCCTCTAATCGTATCCAACGGACGCTCGTCACGTGACCGCGTGGGGTTAGACACATCAGGTTGCTGGATAGGTTGTCCAAACACGTCCTTCAACTCCCCCGTGGGCACGTGCGACTGTCTGTTCATATTGCCCTGGAACGTGTCTGCTGCTTGCTCGAAGGGCTGCATCTCTTGCACCGCCTCAAGGATAGGATCATGAACCGATGCAGTCCGAACTTTCAAATGCTGACGGTCTTCCTTTGTAATCTTCACTTCGTTTGAACCGGTGGAACCATGGCTGCTCGAATCACCACTACTACGTCTGTTGAAAACACCCATACTGTATTATAACCTTGTATATTAATCCCTTGGACGTTGTTGAACTGAATACAGAGAGGTACTCTCCCCTTTTGATGGAAGTCAATGTTTATGGTCAGGTTCTATTTAAATAGTCTTTTTTCCTATTATAAGATTTTTGTCCAAAAGGCCGAgactgatgaagatttgaatcATGCAATGCGAGAGAGGAATGGAAAAGTTTCGCAAACTCAGCCACTTCGGACGGCTGATAAGTTCAGAAGGTTTGTAGAAAATACGATTGTGTCAATGCGGCATGTATGGAGAAGGCTGGTATTTTTGGATTGTGTGGAAATACGTGTGTTTTTAGATATTGATATATGTTGAGTATATAGTAGTAGTAATAGTTCTAAAATAGAATACTGTACTTGACGATGATGGGGTAAAAAAAGATCAGGggaaaagaatttttcaTGCTTCGGAACAATGCTTGATGATTGCTATTCTGATGACGTTGTATGCATCGAGTAGTTGTGATTCTTCCATGGAAGAATTACAGCATATGCTGATGTTTGGTGTGACTGGTAAGGTTTCTTGTTTTAGAACGATGGTATCTCTTGAGATCAAGATGTTTCCGTCGATTAGTACGGTGTCGACTATGGCTTGTaagaatatttcttccttttcccAAGATTCCACGAAATGGTCTGAGATACAgtgttgttgttggtatTGGGATTCTTGGAAGACGGATTCAATGGAGGATCCGAATTTCTGTTGACGTTGAGCGTCGGTGAGTTGGAAATGGAGTACGCTTGAGTCCCGATGCGATGTTACCTCGATGTATCTTAGCAATTCTGTGTCTGTTTGGAACCATTCATGCAATTTGTTCGATAAATAGCGTAATTTTGTCACTGATGAATTGTCCTCGTCCATCATCTGTAGTACAGTGGAGGCTGTTCTCACTGCGTATGGGGGTAATGATGCAGAGAAACAGTATGCATTGGAACCGATACGTTGGTGACGCACCATGACGTTGTCTCCCAGGACGAACCCACCGGAGGACCCGATGGCAGTGGCAAGGGATCCTACGGTGATGTCGATACTGGTGGCACGGTTGATGTTGTAATACTCGGTTAGACCACGACCAGTGGCACCTAGAACACCGATGGAGAAAGTTTCATCGATAAATAATCTGTATTTGTATTTCCTCTTCAATTGGACTAACTCTGGTAGCGGAGCAATTTCACCGGTACGATGGAAGATCCCTTCGGTGACGATGAATTTACGTGGGATCGCAGGTaacttctctttcttctcagCTTCGTCCAATTCATGCAATAAGTTCTCCAAAGATGCCATGTCGTTGTGTTTGTAGTAATAAACTGTAGATCTACTCAATTGCAATGCGTTTTGGGAACTGACAGAGATCTTATCGTCGGCAACAATGACATCGCCACGCTTTGTGAAAGCTGGGATGACACTTGATGATACACAGAAATCCTGACCGTAGAGAACCGAGTTTTCGGTACCAAAGAACGATGCTAAATCGTATTCCAAATTATAATGAACGTCTTCGTTACCGTAGAACCCTGCAGGCCCACAAGAACCAACACCGtaatttttgataatttccTTTGCGATCTCAACGACTCTTGGGTGTTTTGAAAGCTGtaagaaattgaatgaaCACAAATTGAACGCGGATGCATACGCCTCTTTACCGTTATCACGAGTGATATTGATAACGTTATCAGCACCAGAACCCTCGATTACCGGGATCTTTGCCAATCTCCACTCGTTTCTTTCATCTGGCACCACGATCGGTTCCGGTTCccattcttcaatcaaGTTATCGATCTCTTTCTCACTCAACTTTGGTTGATCCACAGCACCTTTCTTCTTAGGCTTGCTCAAGAAGTAAACGATACTGTAAAGGATCAAGAGAACTTCAACGAACGTTCTATATGGATCATCTTGATGAGATTTTTCAACGTAATCTATCACATAATGAGCACCGGGaatcaatttgaagaaagtaaTGAAATAGAACCATAGGTACGAAGCAGAGCTGATCACTGCTGAAGGTACAGGGATACTACTTGGTAAGACTTCAGGGACATTAACGGAATCTATCATCAATACTGGCGTTCTCTTGGTAATTTACAACTATGattatctttgaaatgtcagaaaagtatcaaaacaaaataaatATGATAGATGGTACAAAATCCAGTCTTAAGGTGAAGGGGAAAAGCGATTGGTAGATTTATCGTTCGTTTTAAGAACGGGTTTCTTGGATTCTAAATCGAATCTTCAACAGATATCGAAattcagaaacaaaacaaaaaacgGTACGCCCCTGTGTTGTATAGGATAAAGATTCTCACCAACACTGATCAAAAAGCTCTTGTTAGTACCGGTCTCGTGCGATGTGGAACTGGATAACAATTGTTTTCTCTACCTTTCTTTAAATCTATATTGTGTATTTGTATGTTTGTATGTTTGTTCACAATATCTTTAGGCTTTCAAACAGTTTTTATCGAAACTTAGGAACAGAGAGAAAAGAGGGAGCAGTAGCCTCGAAGGGCGCAGGTCTAGAGGATCTAATACAAGGAAAAGCATTAGCAAGACGAATGGGAGTTAGATGACACCAATCAATGGGGCAGTTGCGATGTATTCTTGGTTACATAGtactttatttttatttatgGGGATGTACAAACCCAGACACCACATATTACCAACACGGCAATACGGAATCTAGAACTACCGGTCACGTGAAACCCGGGTAATAGTATAAATGACAGGTACGTTCAAAGTGATAACAAACAGCATCGTACTGGGCTGAATGCTGTGTGCTGGGTTTAAATCTTGGTTGTTTTGCGGCAATATCTGCATTATAGGTTGCAAATTGCAGACACAACCTGCAATCCAGACGGCTATAACCTCTCATGCCCTCCTGTAACATAGTATAATATAACATAGCTACCGTAACCATTCAACAGTGTTAGCGTATTGAAATGTGTCaatgttacccggatataCCGGGTAACCTATCGTCTTTTTGCCGCCCCCCTTGAAAATTGAGATCTTGCGACTATAAAAGGGAAAAGGCTAAAAGACGCTAAAGGTATTTTGTACCCCTTCGAGATTACAACGTCAATTCATCTTTACAACTGTTATCCAGTCAAATATAGCACATTGGAGAACACGGTTTCTAGAGATAGATTTGCTAATCGATAGAACCTTTATCGAATTGGAATTTTACTCGTGCCTTTTTTGCTTTAATAAACTTTGAAGTTTTGAAGTCCACCGGTTGTCACAATATAAAGATTTTACTATTATAACTATAATCATAACTATAGCCACACATGAGAACTGCTAGTGTTTTGTGTGCTTTGGCTGGTTGCGCGTCCGCTTTAAGCGTTCAAAATAAGTTACCAGGAAGAACTGCCTTGGATAAAGCAATTGACGCTTTAGGGTTAAGTTCATCTGATGTTTTAAGCTCTCTTCCTAACCATTTGAAGACCGCTTGGAACGAAATGGGGATGTTGTTCCCACAAGAAGCTGGTCAATTGGAGTTTTTATCCAAACCAAGAGGTAAGATTACCAAGCACGATAAGTGGGATTACGTGGTGAAACCAGAGAGTTTCGTTTCTACTGCAAACGTTAACAACGATAACGTTGGGAACTACCAATTGCGtgtgaagaagattaagGACCCTAAGGTCTTGGGTGTGGACCCAGATGTTAAGCAATACTCTGGTTATTTGGAcgttgaagatgaggataaGCATTTCTTTTATTGGTTCTTTGAATCCAGAAACGATCCAAAGAATGACCCTATCATTCTTTGGTTGAACGGTGGCCCTGgttgttcttctttgacCGGTTTGTTCTTCGAATTGGGTCCATCTTCTGTTGGTGAAGAGATTAAACCAATTTACAACCCACATTCTTGGAATAGTAACGCTTCTGTGATCTTTTTGGATCAACCAGTTAACGTTGGTTACTCTTATTCTTCCTCTGAAGGTGTCTCAAACACCGTTGCTGCCGGTAAAGACGTTTACGCATTCTTGCAATTGttcttccaacaattcCCAGAGTACGCATCGGGCCAAGATTTCCATATCGCTGGTGAATCTTATGCTGGTCATTATATCCCAGTGTTCGCTACTGAAATTTTATCTCATCCAACTGAAGAACGTTCTTTCAACTTGACTTCTGTTCTTATCGGTAACGGTCTAACCGATCCATTAAGCCAATATCCATACTACGAACCAATGGCTTGTGGTGAAGGTGGTGAACCATCCGTATTGGAACCAGAACAATGTGACAATATGTTGGAAACTTTACCAAGATGTCTAAACTTGATCCAATCCTGTTACGAATACGAATCCGTTTGGTCTTGTGTTCCAGCCTCCATCTATTGTAATAACGCTCAAATGGGTCCTTATCAAAGTACTGGTAAGAACGTTTACGATATTCGTAAAGAATGTCAAGGTGAATTGTGTTAcgatgaaatgaaatacATGGACgaatatttgaacttgGATTTCGTTAAGGAAGCCGTTGGTGCTGAAGTTGACAACTATGAATCGTGTAACTTC harbors:
- the PRC1 gene encoding carboxypeptidase C PRC1 (similar to uniprot|P00729 Saccharomyces cerevisiae YMR297W PRC1 Vacuolar carboxypeptidase Y (proteinase C) involved in protein degradation in the vacuole and required for full protein degradation during sporulation), with amino-acid sequence MRTASVLCALAGCASALSVQNKLPGRTALDKAIDALGLSSSDVLSSLPNHLKTAWNEMGMLFPQEAGQLEFLSKPRGKITKHDKWDYVVKPESFVSTANVNNDNVGNYQLRVKKIKDPKVLGVDPDVKQYSGYLDVEDEDKHFFYWFFESRNDPKNDPIILWLNGGPGCSSLTGLFFELGPSSVGEEIKPIYNPHSWNSNASVIFLDQPVNVGYSYSSSEGVSNTVAAGKDVYAFLQLFFQQFPEYASGQDFHIAGESYAGHYIPVFATEILSHPTEERSFNLTSVLIGNGLTDPLSQYPYYEPMACGEGGEPSVLEPEQCDNMLETLPRCLNLIQSCYEYESVWSCVPASIYCNNAQMGPYQSTGKNVYDIRKECQGELCYDEMKYMDEYLNLDFVKEAVGAEVDNYESCNFDINRNFLFAGDWMKPYHKHVTELLEQDLPVLIYAGDKDFICNWLGNQAWTNLLPYKDAEEFAKQPVKNWVTSVGKKAGKVKNFDKFTFLRVYGAGHMVPFDQPENALDMVNDWVNGKFDFEH
- a CDS encoding DUF2406 domain-containing protein (similar to uniprot|Q03559 Saccharomyces cerevisiae YMR295C Protein of unknown function) → MGVFNRRSSGDSSSHGSTGSNEVKITKEDRQHLKVRTASVHDPILEAVQEMQPFEQAADTFQGNMNRQSHVPTGELKDVFGQPIQQPDVSNPTRSRDERPLDTIRGFEYSISGDPTWSQQLETPQYGFRVRPGFQAYTGGVAGNGNDHHGYPSNLNMNTNTTNSYQQQGVYQAPVSDANKEQKTKKKRGFFGRKKKD
- the LCB1 gene encoding serine C-palmitoyltransferase LCB1 (similar to uniprot|P25045 Saccharomyces cerevisiae YMR296C LCB1 Component of serine palmitoyltransferase responsible along with Lcb2p for the first committed step in sphingolipid synthesis), with translation MIDSVNVPEVLPSSIPVPSAVISSASYLWFYFITFFKLIPGAHYVIDYVEKSHQDDPYRTFVEVLLILYSIVYFLSKPKKKGAVDQPKLSEKEIDNLIEEWEPEPIVVPDERNEWRLAKIPVIEGSGADNVINITRDNGKEAYASAFNLCSFNFLQLSKHPRVVEIAKEIIKNYGVGSCGPAGFYGNEDVHYNLEYDLASFFGTENSVLYGQDFCVSSSVIPAFTKRGDVIVADDKISVSSQNALQLSRSTVYYYKHNDMASLENLLHELDEAEKKEKLPAIPRKFIVTEGIFHRTGEIAPLPELVQLKRKYKYRLFIDETFSIGVLGATGRGLTEYYNINRATSIDITVGSLATAIGSSGGFVLGDNVMVRHQRIGSNAYCFSASLPPYAVRTASTVLQMMDEDNSSVTKLRYLSNKLHEWFQTDTELLRYIEVTSHRDSSVLHFQLTDAQRQQKFGSSIESVFQESQYQQQHCISDHFVESWEKEEIFLQAIVDTVLIDGNILISRDTIVLKQETLPVTPNISICCNSSMEESQLLDAYNVIRIAIIKHCSEA